From a region of the Calliphora vicina chromosome 4, idCalVici1.1, whole genome shotgun sequence genome:
- the LOC135957884 gene encoding uncharacterized protein LOC135957884 has protein sequence MTSMPERKQILELIEVYRTLPALWDVRSPDYTNRRIKDVQYNILLQKYRESQPNADKNDLRRRINLLRTCYRREYRRTLNRKNDPNGPYKPSLFYFNALDSFLNSVELTPVNENCSTCSVNVVNSVETVSSMRCLNVTEPAPKQPEPKQPEPPVPKKKKPNPTIEPVKQATSSLATAPDTSQQMANVWGQKLSKMERMQRIIAERVINEVMFNAELGLLNTNTGLTNIGTVYHIQSSPAFTEPKEEIVTIETNDIFGI, from the exons ATGACTTCGATGCCAGAAAGAAAGCAAATTCTCGAACTGATTGAAGTTTATCGCACCTTACCCGCCCTGTGGGATGTAAGGAGTCCGGATTATACTAATCGCCGCATAAAAGACGtgcaatataatattttattgcagaaatacCGGGAATCTCAGCCAAATGCTGATAAAAATGATTTACGTAGGCGCATAAATTTATTGCGTACCTGTTATAGGCGCGAATATAGACGGACTTTAAATCGAAAAAACGATCCAAATGGACCTTACAAACCATCGCTATTTTACTTTAATGCCTTGGACTCATTTTTGAACTCGGTTGAATTGACGCCTGTAAATGAGAACTGTTCCACTTGCTCTGTAAATGTTGTGAACTCTGTGGAAACGGTCAGTTCGATGAGGTGTTTGAAT gTGACCGAACCAGCACCAAAACAACCAGAACCGAAACAACCAGAGCCACCAGtacctaaaaaaaagaaacccaACCCTACCATCGAACCCGTAAAACAGGCTACGTCAAGTTTAGCAACCGCACCAGATACTAGCCAGCAAATGGCCAATGTCTGGGGTCAGAAGCTCTCAAAAATGGAACGAATGCAACGTATAATTGCCGAACGAGTTATTAACGAGGTCATGTTCAATGCTGAATTGGGCTTACTCAACACAAACACTGGTCTAACCAACATAGGTACCGTCTACCACATACAGTCTTCACCCGCGTTTACAGAGCCAAAGGAGGAAATCGTTACTATTGAAACTAATGATATTTTTGGGATTTAG